The genomic region acacacacacaccacacacacacacacacacacacacacacacacacacacacaccacacacacacacacacacacacaccctttacACCCATTCTCTTGTTCAAAGAACAGCTCAGAATAGAGTCAATCACCCTATGTTCACATTATCACATCTTTGGGGCAtttcaacataaaaagcagAGTTTGGGCCGTCACttaactctctttctctttctttttctttttctttttctctctctctcgctctgtcacacacacacacacgcacacaaacacgcacatgcacacacacgcaacataTGCACCCAGAACGTCCTGCTTAGTTTGGTGCTACCTTTGGCTGCCGGTGTCAGGGGGGAAAGGTCAGACACAACCTGGCTTCCACAGGTACACACCAACCAGCCCAGAACCACATCCCTCACCCCACACCTCCATCTCATAACAATACCCACCCATTTCCATAGCAACTCACAGCTCCCCGAGCAAGGGGTCTCACTATCTTGTAAAAGGAGGTACGTGTAattagtggtgtgtgtgtgtgtctttaggcGTGTGTACCctgcgtgaatgtgtgtgtgattgtatgtgtgtgtgtgcgtgtgtgggtatTAAGAGGTATCAGTGGTTCAGTGGTGTTTCTCTGTAATCTTAATCAATCCACTCTCTCAGCCCCTCACCCGCAGTCAaccttcttcttccttgtccattccatcttcttcctcctcctcctccaccatccatactcctcctccttcttgtcCCTCACTCTTTATTTTTGGACTTGGAAGATGAACAGGCGCAGGTTGATGTTTTTGGCGGCCAGCAGTTTGTTACACTCCACCGAATCGGAGATGGGCAGAGGGACGTAGTCGGTCTCGTTGGCGTCGTTGCAGAAGGAGTGGTGGTGGATGACTGGCTTGATCCGCACGTCATCGTACGGCCCcttcagcagcaggaaggagcaCTCCAGGGCAGAgttcacctgcacacacacaaacacatccaacaGCTGCTGACTAGGGATTCACCAAATATGATCAAAATGTATTGATCTTATCTTTGATAAGAATCCTAAACAAATAAAGTTGTCAGTATTTATCTCGCTCCACTGCCAATTACAGTTTGCTTCAGTAACCAACTCCTCACCACCACATGTAAGAATATGATGCTGATCTCAGAAGACTTATTTGGGGGTTTCTAATTATTGTTAAGATAAATTATCACATTACTTTACTATTGTTGTTTCAATCTACTCTAAATATTCAACATGTATTGCATGATTGTCCATCCAAGAATAAGTATTCCTCCTCCCTTTTTGTCAATAAAGTTGTCTGTGGGTGACTCTTCCTTATCTgaaatgaagggtgaaacattcAGGGTGTCGTATCCTGTAAGGATCGTGAACtcctttttatttgatcaaataaaatgtccacGACATGTATAAGAGAACGATAACagagctcacacacaaacattagaGCAGGAAGTGCACACTTCCATGTTTAAGCAACCTCGTGAAAACAGACGTGTTAAAAAGTCATGAGCAGCTCGGATGGCAGAAATACAATAGCTTCTCAATTCTGTTAGCTAAGCAGTGATGATCGCTCTGTAACAATCAGGCCACGTTCTCAACATTGTCAGTGCTGAAAACCTTAAAGAACTCAACACGGACAGACAGCAGTGCGTGTACCTTGCTTTTGAGGATGAGCTGGAAGGAGAGTGTGCGCTTGCAGGACAGGTTGGGGTTGCGCTCAGAGTCGTTGACGCGGGCCTTCAGCACCCACGTCTGGTTGAGAACGGTGAAGCGCGGGGTTTCATAGTACAGACGAGTGATGAAGTCATCCGTGCGGTACGGCCTGAACTGCACCTCTGGGTGGACAAATAAATGGAGGACAAGATTTGAAACAGAGAGCAACGGGAATATTACATCTCAAGTTATTGTAACCAGTTTTACGAGTACAAGGAGGGGAGGTGTTACATTAAGATAATTTCTCACACTTCACAGACTTATTATTTGTCTGCTACTATTTGCCTTTGTCTTTACATATTTGTTGCATGTACCTGTAAACCCAATCTTTTCGTAGCAGAGCAGACTGAAGATGGTGTTATAGAGCTGCATGTCTCTGcggtggttctggtccatctcTCCCAGTATTCCCATCAGCTCTGTACCAGTCTTAGTGGGATGGGAGCACTCATCCTCATGTGCTGGCAGCTCGTGGAAGGGCCCTTGCCAAGGGCAGCCAATTCTCTTGTACTTACACTGTGTCACCCTGGCAACATAATGGTGAGTGTGAGTTAAAAGACAAACTCTAGGAAGGAAAGAAATGGCTTTATATAAATGAGGTCCTTTACAGAGACGCTTTGTGATGAATACACGTACTTTCCTGCTCTGAGTGGAGGGTACTAATAATATCAAAAGGTGCTTATTAACCTTGGTTGTGAACCAAGGCTAATTGATACTACACTAATGATACGTATGTGCTGAGAGCCAACCTCAAGGAAAGAAAGCTTTGGAGTTTTATCCTTTACATCCTGGATTTAGGTTTTTTTCAATTAATACCTGTTACTTTCTCAACGATAAAAGTGGGGTATTTATAATTTGAAAGGTACTAGTTAGCCTCGGGAGTGAACCAAAGATAATTACACCACTCTGATGTAACTCACTTTATGTATATCTACATTCCTTCTTTATGAAAAGAAGCAGTCACATCTTTAGAGAGCAGCACATTTTTCTGTCTGACCTGACCAAAAACTGTCCGTTGTCATGGTAACATTAGCACAGGCACAGCTGTCCTAAACAGGGTCACCTGTTGCTATAGCAACAACCCCATAGGATTTCATGCATGCAAATTTAATCGGCCTGAGCTACATACacgcaacaaacacacagtccaTAATCATATCAGCTGGTTTTCCTGTCAGAAGTAGCAGGTCACAAGCTTCCCATCTTCCCCAAATCAACCCCATGTGATACAATTAccttacacgcacacaccaatGCATATCTACTTGTGAGTttgtcgttgtgtgtgtgtgtgtttggtatgCACACAGCTTCCATTTTCAAGTTTCTGTTTCATTTCTTTGTAATCTGAAAGAGCGTGAActcatttcatttgaacatttgTGGAGAAACTGATTTGAACTCAAACCTTTGAGCCGATGTTTTTACATTATGcgttttttgtatgtgtgtgtcaactTGTCCATCAATCTTTGTGAGGACTAATTTTAGTTTTAATGAGAAACTTTTTGGACAGTGACAACATTTTGACCGGTCCTCACTTGGCATGTTTAAGGTTCAGATTAGAATTAGGGCATAGGTTTGGGTAAGGGTCTAGGgaatgcatatgtgtgtgtgtgtgtgtgtgtgtgtgtgtgtgtgtgtgtgtgtgtgtgtgtgtgtgtgtgtgtgtgtgtgtgtgtgtgtgtgtgtatacctgtcTTGGCACTCCTCTTTCTGGTGTCTCTCTAAGCTGGACCGGGGGAACTGCTTTTGGCAGAAGGTACATTCTGTCGGCAGCTCACTGACAGCCTTCTCCACTGCGAGGTTCCTGCAGCAGAGGTTCTTGCTGATCTCACACctacaaaaacacatcatcTCAATGCAGTGGTGACATTTGTAGTATGTCAAGAATGTTCAGACGAGTTTGTGAACAATGGACGTTATGCTTTTCTAAATTGTTGGTGGCAATTTATCAAATTCCTGTTGACGTGAAAATCTACTCTTCCTGTACCAATGCATCAGTGTATGTTATGTCTTAAATAACAGATTTATTACTTATTAACTTAACGGTCCAGTGTCACTTCAGGGGGCATCTTACAGTCTTCACTGCATGTTTATCCTGCTTTTTGAAATCCTTTTCATCTTGCCTCAagccaatgtgtgtttttgatacTCTGAAGGCCATTAGCAAGCATCACATACCCCCTGACTCAGAAAtggcagaaaacaaaacaatattctTTTCCCAAGTTGTTGGATCAGTTACGGAAGTGTACAAGATGGTATACCACCTACATTATTAGTAGTTTTACCGTCTTCTGTGTCTGTGGACAGTATAACTGTTTTGACACACCAGTCTGGGAGCGCTCGcaaaaaatatcaaatttaGATGTATCAATGTCTAAACAAAATGATGTTCAGATCTACAACCATTACCTCAAGTAACTAGCTTCTTCTGATTTGGATTCTAGTTTGTATTCCTATGTGCACTAGTCAGAAAGTGCTGACGTCACAGGGAGCTTGGTGTACCTGCAGTTAGGACACGTGGCCTGTTCCTCCTTGAGGCGAGAATCCGCCAGGAGGTGGATAAAACAGCCTGTACACATCAGGTGTCCATTTGTACACTGTTGTGGGAAAAATAACATTGAGATGTCAAAATGGTCAAACAAAGTGTTTGAGGAAAGTGGTAAAAAAATCATTACTGTGGAAGAGGCACAGTGAGCCTTGTTAGTGCAAGCTGCAAAGGACTAGGTTGGAAAATTGGAATTAAACTTTCTCTTGTTGAATACAATTACAACAATGTGAACAGTTGTATGGTATATATGGTTTGCTTAAAAGTTTACGAATTGGGACTGCTTAAAATAGAGGATTGGGGAAAATACTGAGGACGAAACTATATGTATGTTATATTCAAAACCAAACAcaagtgtgtgtaaatgtgattaAACATGTTTTGCTAAAGGCAATTTTTAATTCTAGTGAGGTTATAACAATGGTTTGGTTAAAACCGCCCAACAATAGTGTAACAGCTCCACCATTGGAAAAATAACAGCAAGATTACAAATAAGTATTTTATAAAGAAGATCATTCAGAATAATGGAAAGTTCGGTGGGATTTATCGAATAACAGGCTTAATGTTATGTACTTGTTGTGCTTCTCTaagtcaatgtgttttaatgtatgtACTTTTGTCAATATGATGGATGGAAAGAATGTAATTGTGTGTTTACACAGTATTGGTAATACATGTTAAATGGCAGTTTAAAACATGTGTGCTGCATGCTGCACAAGGGCATGTAAATGTTTAAGACTAACTGAACAATTATTAATGGAAAACGTGTTCACTTGACATTGAAGTGAGCAGTTTGAGGTCATTATGGAGGATGTTGGGGTAGGTTGAAGGGAGGGGCAAAAGATTATTCAGATTGAGGTTTTGGTTGAGTTTTTATGTGGGATTTGGGGATGTGGCTTTTTCACTGAGGGTTATTTGTGGATATTTCACAGTACAATGTTATAAACTTGAGGCAGCACAGCTGGCCACTCGGCCTGGGTGTGTCTGGTCTCTCAGCCTCATGGCTCAGCTTCCAGCATAGACACATGGGGCCTGTGTTGCAGATCTAGTATCACTAAAAATAAATGGAGCTGGCCAACATATTCAACAGGTTGGCTCTGGGGATCGGCCGTTGGGACATGTGGGGGGTTTCTAGTATGATGTCCAGCTGTTGATGGCAGGTTTAGGATTATGAGGGGAAGGTTCATGATTGACACCACGTTTACCTGGTACACAGACGCCTTGGGTAAGTCTAGGCACACGGTGCAGCACAGCACTGAGTACAGTCTATCCTCCAGCTTTCCTGACTCTCCATCGGGCACCCTCACCCTCTTCTTGGGTGGCTCGTCCGGGTGAGGCTCGGGCCCTTCTCGCCGTATCCCGACCTCCTCCTGCATGGCCGCGACCCCGGCGACAGCCTCCGCCGCTGCCCCCACGGCCCCGACCCCCATGCCGGCCGAGGAGGAGCCAGGGGCGGCCACGACGCCCACGTCTCTCTCTTCCAGCGAAGACATGGCGATGACTATCTAGAAATGTCTAAAATGTACCTGTCGCGAGCAGGCTGAGCCCGAAGTGTTAGCAGGTTAGCTCCGAGCTAACGGTCAGCTGACAGCTCGCTATCGTTAGCTCGGCTGTCAGAAAAGGAATGCAGGCTAATGGTAACTTTTtactaatattattaatattgacgCCACTTACGAACGTGGTATTTAACAAGCAAATGATTGCGTAATAACGAGACAGTGTAATGTAACTATGACGTAATTAAACGTGAACTAGGGCTGTTGACTTACAGTTAGCTAGCGGACTACGCGGCTAGCTGCGTTGACACAAACACAGCGGTCCTCTCGCTctgcagaacaaaaacaactcgTCTCTCAGCTGTTGTTGTGCTCTCGACGCCGTTATTCGCGCCGACAGCAGATTACAACGATGCCCACCAGCGGCCCGGCTCGGCTGCTCGTCTAACGTCCCTGCTCCGGTACCGACCGACCGTCCACGGGACCCACGGGAGCTGTCGGTGATTAAAGTCGCGGCTAGAGACGGTTCTGCTGGGACTCGTCTCTCTGGCTACacagccatctttgttttttcctGTCCGTCTCCCCCGACTTTACCCTGCACAGACTCCGGGTCAAATGCGTTATTACTCAGGCAGGTTCCCGATCGTGGCCGATAACTGAAGTAGcgtatttaaaagtaaaaatggtGCGTGTATCTGTCAGGGCCTCTGGGTGCCAGTGACTACTTCAGTACAGCCCTGGCTGACAGTGGAATGTTTTATTGTGGCAGATGACTTGGGGTATTTAAAGAGTTTTTAAAGGCGCATGCGTAGTGAGCACCTGCTGGTCAGTGTATATGGCAGGCATTGAAAGGTGACCAAAACCTGATATGC from Cyclopterus lumpus isolate fCycLum1 chromosome 11, fCycLum1.pri, whole genome shotgun sequence harbors:
- the cyhr1 gene encoding cysteine and histidine-rich protein 1 isoform X2, which produces MGVGAVGAAAEAVAGVAAMQEEVGIRREGPEPHPDEPPKKRVRVPDGESGKLEDRLYSVLCCTVCLDLPKASVYQCTNGHLMCTGCFIHLLADSRLKEEQATCPNCRCEISKNLCCRNLAVEKAVSELPTECTFCQKQFPRSSLERHQKEECQDRVTQCKYKRIGCPWQGPFHELPAHEDECSHPTKTGTELMGILGEMDQNHRRDMQLYNTIFSLLCYEKIGFTEVQFRPYRTDDFITRLYYETPRFTVLNQTWVLKARVNDSERNPNLSCKRTLSFQLILKSKVNSALECSFLLLKGPYDDVRIKPVIHHHSFCNDANETDYVPLPISDSVECNKLLAAKNINLRLFIFQVQK
- the cyhr1 gene encoding cysteine and histidine-rich protein 1 isoform X1, with product MSSLEERDVGVVAAPGSSSAGMGVGAVGAAAEAVAGVAAMQEEVGIRREGPEPHPDEPPKKRVRVPDGESGKLEDRLYSVLCCTVCLDLPKASVYQCTNGHLMCTGCFIHLLADSRLKEEQATCPNCRCEISKNLCCRNLAVEKAVSELPTECTFCQKQFPRSSLERHQKEECQDRVTQCKYKRIGCPWQGPFHELPAHEDECSHPTKTGTELMGILGEMDQNHRRDMQLYNTIFSLLCYEKIGFTEVQFRPYRTDDFITRLYYETPRFTVLNQTWVLKARVNDSERNPNLSCKRTLSFQLILKSKVNSALECSFLLLKGPYDDVRIKPVIHHHSFCNDANETDYVPLPISDSVECNKLLAAKNINLRLFIFQVQK